A DNA window from Novosphingobium sp. RL4 contains the following coding sequences:
- the def gene encoding peptide deformylase — MAIREILEVPDPRLKQVSVPVEKFDDELKTLVEDMFETMYDAPGIGLAAIQVGVPLRVLVIDLQPDDEDAEPEVCTAHGDHHHTHQPTKNEPRIFINPEILDPSEEHTVYQEGCLSVPEIYADVERPSRIRARWQDLDGTVHEEDMDGLMATCLQHEMDHLEGILFIDHLSRLKRQMALKKLDKLRKAA, encoded by the coding sequence ATGGCTATCCGTGAAATCCTCGAAGTTCCCGATCCGCGTCTCAAGCAGGTTTCGGTCCCCGTCGAAAAGTTCGACGACGAGCTCAAGACGCTCGTCGAGGACATGTTCGAGACCATGTATGATGCGCCGGGCATCGGTCTTGCCGCCATCCAGGTCGGCGTGCCGCTGCGCGTTCTCGTGATCGACCTTCAGCCGGACGACGAGGATGCGGAGCCCGAAGTGTGCACCGCTCACGGCGATCATCACCACACGCACCAGCCGACGAAGAACGAGCCCCGGATCTTCATCAATCCGGAAATCCTCGATCCTTCGGAAGAGCACACGGTCTATCAGGAAGGCTGCCTCTCGGTCCCCGAGATCTATGCCGACGTGGAACGCCCCTCGCGCATCCGCGCGCGTTGGCAGGATCTCGACGGCACGGTGCACGAAGAAGACATGGACGGCCTGATGGCCACCTGCCTCCAGCACGAGATGGACCATCTCGAAGGCATTCTCTTCATCGACCACCTTTCGCGCCTGAAGCGCCAGATGGCGCTCAAGAAGCTGGACAAGCTGCGCAAGGCCGCCTGA